AGGCCCCCCGCTGGTGCGCGGTCGACCTGCGCGACGGCAACCAGGCGCTGATCGACCCGATGGGCCCCGAGCGCAAGCTGCGCATGTTCCAGCTCCTGGTGCAGATGGGCTACAAGGAGATCGAGGTCGGCTTCCCGTCGGCCTCGCAGACCGACTTCGACTTCGTCCGCCAGCTCATCGAGGGCGACCACATCCCGGACGACGTGTCCATCCAGGTCCTCACCCAGGCCCGGGAGCACCTGATCGAGCGCACCTTCGAGTCCCTCGAGGGCGCCGACCGCGCCATCGTGCACCTCTACAACTCCACCTCGGTGCTGCAGCGCCGGGTGGTGTTCCGTCAGGACGAGGACGGGATCGTGGACATCGCCACGTCCGGCGCCCGCCTGGTGAAGAAGTTCGAGGAGCAGCTCACGGGCACCGAGATCACCTACGAGTACTCGCCGGAGTCCTATACCGGCACCGAGCTCGAGTTCGCCCGGCGCATCTCGGACGAGGTCGCCACCGTCCTGGAGGCCTCCACGGACCGCCAGATGATCCTCAACCTGCCGGCCACCGTCGAGATGGCGACGCCGAACGTCTACGCGGACTCCATCGAGTGGATGCACCGCAACCTGGAGCACCGCGACTCGATCATCCTGTCCCTCCACCCGCACAACGACCGCGGCACCGGCGTGGCCGCGGCCGAGCTCGGCTACCTCGCCGGCGGCGACCGCATCGAGGGCTGCCTGTTCGGCAACGGCGAGCGCACCGGCAACGTCGACCTCGTGACCCTGGGCATGAACCTCTTCTCCCAGGGCATCGACCCCATGATCGACTTCTCCGACATGGACCACATCCGCCGCACGGTGGAGTACTGCAACCAGCTGCCGGTGCCCGAGCGTTCCCCGTGGGGCGGCGACCTCGTGTT
This sequence is a window from Micrococcus porci. Protein-coding genes within it:
- the leuA gene encoding 2-isopropylmalate synthase, encoding MRNLQKPSGMKHGKYVPYHEQIEVHLPDRTWPDKVITEAPRWCAVDLRDGNQALIDPMGPERKLRMFQLLVQMGYKEIEVGFPSASQTDFDFVRQLIEGDHIPDDVSIQVLTQAREHLIERTFESLEGADRAIVHLYNSTSVLQRRVVFRQDEDGIVDIATSGARLVKKFEEQLTGTEITYEYSPESYTGTELEFARRISDEVATVLEASTDRQMILNLPATVEMATPNVYADSIEWMHRNLEHRDSIILSLHPHNDRGTGVAAAELGYLAGGDRIEGCLFGNGERTGNVDLVTLGMNLFSQGIDPMIDFSDMDHIRRTVEYCNQLPVPERSPWGGDLVFTAFSGSHQDAIKKGFEAMEADAAAAGKHVDEIPWAVPYLPIDPKDIGRSYEAVIRVNSQSGKGGVAYLLKSEHKLDLPRRAQIEFSHVIQELADAHGGEVSGADLWTAFQDEYLPAENKEEAWGRYRVRSVSSESGENGAFRMTAEIFVDHEPQTRTAEGNGPIDAFLKILGEDGQDVRVLDYTEHALSEGGSAMAAAYVEAAVGDRVLWGVGLDHNTTTASLKAVVSAVNRSLRA